The window GAAtagcaggggcagggctggggccaggggaggggtgggCCACCCCCTGCCCCGCGCACAGGTTGGAGGGGCACACTGCAGAGCTGGGGCTCTTGTGGGGGGCAGTTTCTCCCCCAGGAGTGACCAGTCACATGCTGGGGACAGGGAGGCTAACACTGATGTCTCAGAGGAAGGGGTCATTGTACTTGGCAGTGGGTGGGGACAAGGCGGAGGCCACACAGGCCACTACATCCCCCCAGTGTCTGGGCCAGTCTGAGGGACCATCTACCCCCAAATCTGTGCAGGGCGAAGGACCGGAGCAGTCCATCTGTCATGGTTAGTCTTGTTAATACGTTGATCCGTGAGGTCAGCGGGAAGGGTTACACTAGGAGGCTGGGGGTGTGGTGTGGGGGGACCCCAACATCCACAGCTTCACACCACTGTGCCGCTTGGGGAGTTGCCTGGCTGGGAGGAGATGCcctggggaagaggagaggggagacAGGCAGGGGTTAGAGACCACCTGGGGCTCTCACCAGTCCCAGGGGGAGGGAGCCAGCCCGGAGTCCACCAGGCTGCCGCCACCCTGGCCTTGCCCTTGAACCCACCCCAGACGCCCCTAGACAGGCCGCTGCTCTGGGCTCAGGAACTTAAATCTCGGCTAGCTTCCCTGTCCCAGCAAGCGGCACTTTTATACAATAATTAAAGTCCTTGTGTGAGCCTGAGCAGAGAGGATGGGGAAGGGGTaggggaggaggggggggggggaactgAGGTCCCCTTCTGACTGGGGGGGACCTGATATTCTGGCGGGGAAGGACTTAGGGACAGTCCTACCTCTACCACTGACTTGCTGGGTGACCTGGGCCAACTTCCTTCCCCTGTCTGGGCCTCGGTCTCCTCGTCTGTGAACTAGGGAGATAGAGGGGTCTCTTTCAGGCTCACCAGCTTCCCCAAATCCCAATGCCCCTGCCTCAGAAACTGTGCTTTAAGTTCTAGGGATCCAGGAACCTATGACTCTAAAACTCTTCCAGGGAACCAAGGCACAGCCCTCCCATCTGGCCTCCTGGCCCCCGAACCCAAAGCCCAAGGAGACTCCTGAGACCCCAGCTCCCAAGTCATACAGTACCAGGCCTCCACTTCACTTGCTGgggcctctctgagccccagggccAACCCAGGAAGTGGGCACATCCACCCACCACCCATCTTCATGCATCCCTGTCCTCAGAGATGAGAACAATTAGAAAGAGGCAGTGACtcgctcaaggtcacacagggagCTATAGTGCAAGCTGGAACCCGGAGCCTGGATCCCACAGCCCACGCCTCCAGCTGTGGGCTTGCATCCCAGGAGTCTGAGACCCAGGCTGGAAGCCAGCAGCCTTAGAAACATCTCACCATTCCAGTAAGACCTGGCCATGCGGGGCCCACCGGCTGCCCTTCAGACAGCTGGCCCCAGTCTCCACCACTCCCAGAGGCTTCTCCTACCAAACCTGCTCTCTGCTGATGTTACCTGGCAAGCATTCTAGAAGCCACTCTAAGACCCAGGGAGCCTTTTTCTGGGACAAAATTTCCATGGCTTCCCCGTACCCCAAGGGGCTGGAGGCTGTGTGCTAACAAAGCCCTCTGCCAAGGCCCACCTCTGTCTGGGTCCTGGTGGGCTGGCGAGGGTAAACTCACCGCCTTGCCCGGCCGGGCCCAGGTGCAGATGAGGCCCTCCTGGCAGGCGGTGATGATGCAGTCCTCCAGGAAGAGGAGGACTGTAAGCCGCTCCTGGGCGATCTTCTTACACACCAGCGGCTCCAGCAGCGGCACCTCGTGGATGCGCGGGCAAAGCGCGGTGCCCAGCACCTTGGCGGGGTCCAGCCGGCTTCGAGGGGCGGGACCGCTGGGCTTgtccccgccgcccccgcccccactgccACCCCGGCTGATGTTGCCCAGACTGTGGTAGCGCTTGTGCTCTTTCTCGGCCCCCCGGTCCCGCCGCTCCTGCAGCGTGAGCGTGGCGAAGCGGCCGATGCTGAAGGGCGTGCCGGGCTCTGCCGCCGTGCCCGGGGCGCCCGCCTTGCCGCTGCCCGCGGGGTGCGGGAGGCTGTTGGAGCGGGACAGCGAGCGGGGCAGGGGCCCAGGGCCCGGCTCCCCGCCCCGCGAGCCGCTGGAGGCAGGTGGCGTGGTGCCAGGCGTGCCGGGGAGGGTGCGCGTGCGGGCCAGGGGAGGGTGTGGGTAGAGCACGTCTTCGGTGAGGTCCCACAGGCAGAATTGTGTGTCCTGGCCTGCCGAGCCAAAGCGGTAGGTGATGGAGCCGGCCTTGGGGAGTGGGGAGAGCGGGGCGCCCCCGCCCGAGCCTGTGCTCCCCGcctctggctcctcctcctcctcgccgCTCCGCTCCCCGTCGGCGCCCTCAGCCTGCGCCTCCTCCGCCCTCGTGGTGTAGGGGTCGAAGGCCACAGCGTTGACCCAGGACTTGTGGCCGTGGCCCCGGGCCACCACACGGCCCTCGGCGAAGGACCACACGGTGACCAGGTCGTCTTCGCCCCCCGTCACGACGTAGCGCCCGTCGGGGCTCCAGCACACACAGAGCAGGCCCCCAAAGTAGCTCTTCATGAGCCCCCGCAGGAGCATGGAGTCGAAGTGGAAGACGCGCAGGCAGCCATCCTGGCTGACGCAGGCCAGGTGCCGGCCGTCGGGCGAGAAGGCGAACTCGTTGAGGGGCCCCTCGCCCACGGCCCACTTGGCCAGCGGGTTGCGGGGCGCCTTGCTCTTGGCGGCGTAGACGGCGAAGCCCTCGCCCTGTTTCAGGAGGCTGTACTGCGGCGGCGCCGAGGCGCACGGGTGGCCCACGTTGTACAGGTACAGGTGGCCGCTGGCGTGCGACGCCAGGAACAGGCTCTCTGACTCAGGCAGCCACTTCAGATACGTCACCTTGGTCTTGTCGATGAGCCGCTACCAGGGGAGAGAGCGCGGTTGAGAGAAGGCCACCCTCCCCtggcccacctcctccccagcctgGTTCCCCGCAGAAGGTCATCATCCCCGGCCTGGGTCTCCCGGGAGAGGAGGGACTGGGGCAAAAGGACAGACACCAGATCACGGGAAAGCAGGGGGAGAAGGGCTGTGTGAGGGGCGCTCCGGGGAGTCTCAATGTCCTTTCTTCGGCGGGAGGGCAATCCTGCCTTCCAGAGCACTGTCTTCTGTCTAACCCCTTCTACCATCTTTACCATGTGGTGCTTAAGGCAAGAAATCGATTTACAGACTATTAGCTCCCCTGAGGAAGGgacctttgtttatttggttcaTTGTTCTGGCCCCACAGCGCAGAGCTGTGCCGGTAGGAGTCCTGGAAAGTAGTTCCTGGACTCATGAATGACAACCCCATCCTGTCGGCTGAGCATCTCTGCTCCTTTCTGTCCTCAGCACTCTCTTCCACACCTGCAAGAAATCCTGTGGACTGGAGCTTTAACATTCGCCCAGAAACTGACCtgtcctcacctccccccaccgAATCCAACCACCCTGGTCTCAGCCGTCATCAGGCTTGTGATGGCCTAACTGGCCTCCAGGCCATCACCGCCCAGGTCTCTTCTCTACACCATTGCCAGAGAGATGAGATTAAAACCTAAGCCAGCAAACTAGCACTCTCTCCCACCGTGAACACACAGGGCAGCCTTTATCAGGCAGGGCTCCGGAGAAAACCCAGCCTTGAAGTCCTTCGGCATCCACCGTCTGTAACAAATTAACTTCTTTCCCAGGTATCTAAGTGGATTCTCATACTCCATTCTCTGGAGAATTTAGAAATCAATCACATCGTTTCTGTGTTCTATGGCTCAGGTGAACCCCGGTGCCAAGCGTCCATGACCTTCCAGACCCTACATCTCCTGGCCTTTCCGAGTTGTTTCTGAGAACTTCTCCATCACCCTCCCCCTCAGCGCTGCTCTGGCCGCCCAGCCTTTCTGCTCTCCTGCTTTGGGCATCTGTGCTAGCTGTCCCTCTAGGCAGAATGTCCTTCTCCCTAGTAACTTCTCCTGCCTCCTTCAGGTCCTTTATTTCCCTATTACCTTCTAGCGAGACCTTTCCTAACCTCGCCAAGCACTCCCCATTCGCCTTCCCTGCTGGATTTTCGTCCATGACTTGCTGACAGACAGCACACTTAGGTATTTGATAACTATCTGTCTCTCCCAGAGAGATGAAAGCTCCACAAAGAGAGGGccttctgttttgttcactgagaTATAATACTCCTAGTGCTTAGAGCAAAGTCTGGCAATGAACGAGAATGCTCAGTTAATATTTTGTGAATGGATGAGCTAGTCCATTTTAATCCATTCCCTGTTAACTCACTTTCC of the Cervus canadensis isolate Bull #8, Minnesota chromosome 18, ASM1932006v1, whole genome shotgun sequence genome contains:
- the DMWD gene encoding dystrophia myotonica WD repeat-containing protein isoform X2 gives rise to the protein MAAGGAEGGSGPGAAMGDCAEIKSQFRTREGFYKLLPGDGAARRSGPASAQTPAPPQPPQPPPGPASASGPGAAGPAPSPPPAGPGPGPALPAVRLSLVRLGEPDGAGAGEPPATPAGLGAGGDRVCFNLGRELYFYPGCCRRGSQRSIDLNKPIDKRIYKGTQPTCHDFNQFTAATETISLLVGFSAGQVQYLDLIKKDTSKLFNEERLIDKTKVTYLKWLPESESLFLASHASGHLYLYNVGHPCASAPPQYSLLKQGEGFAVYAAKSKAPRNPLAKWAVGEGPLNEFAFSPDGRHLACVSQDGCLRVFHFDSMLLRGLMKSYFGGLLCVCWSPDGRYVVTGGEDDLVTVWSFAEGRVVARGHGHKSWVNAVAFDPYTTRAEEAQAEGADGERSGEEEEEPEAGSTGSGGGAPLSPLPKAGSITYRFGSAGQDTQFCLWDLTEDVLYPHPPLARTRTLPGTPGTTPPASSGSRGGEPGPGPLPRSLSRSNSLPHPAGSGKAGAPGTAAEPGTPFSIGRFATLTLQERRDRGAEKEHKRYHSLGNISRGGSGGGGGGDKPSGPAPRSRLDPAKVLGTALCPRIHEVPLLEPLVCKKIAQERLTVLLFLEDCIITACQEGLICTWARPGKAVSLPSPAHQDPDRGHLLPARQLPKRHSGVKLWMLGSPHTTPPAS
- the DMWD gene encoding dystrophia myotonica WD repeat-containing protein isoform X1, which codes for MAAGGAEGGSGPGAAMGDCAEIKSQFRTREGFYKLLPGDGAARRSGPASAQTPAPPQPPQPPPGPASASGPGAAGPAPSPPPAGPGPGPALPAVRLSLVRLGEPDGAGAGEPPATPAGLGAGGDRVCFNLGRELYFYPGCCRRGSQRSIDLNKPIDKRIYKGTQPTCHDFNQFTAATETISLLVGFSAGQVQYLDLIKKDTSKLFNEERLIDKTKVTYLKWLPESESLFLASHASGHLYLYNVGHPCASAPPQYSLLKQGEGFAVYAAKSKAPRNPLAKWAVGEGPLNEFAFSPDGRHLACVSQDGCLRVFHFDSMLLRGLMKSYFGGLLCVCWSPDGRYVVTGGEDDLVTVWSFAEGRVVARGHGHKSWVNAVAFDPYTTRAEEAQAEGADGERSGEEEEEPEAGSTGSGGGAPLSPLPKAGSITYRFGSAGQDTQFCLWDLTEDVLYPHPPLARTRTLPGTPGTTPPASSGSRGGEPGPGPLPRSLSRSNSLPHPAGSGKAGAPGTAAEPGTPFSIGRFATLTLQERRDRGAEKEHKRYHSLGNISRGGSGGGGGGDKPSGPAPRSRLDPAKVLGTALCPRIHEVPLLEPLVCKKIAQERLTVLLFLEDCIITACQEGLICTWARPGKAVSLPSPAHQDPDRVHRRGDRGPDRGRKLAQVTQQVSGRGHLLPARQLPKRHSGVKLWMLGSPHTTPPAS
- the DMWD gene encoding dystrophia myotonica WD repeat-containing protein isoform X3 → MAAGGAEGGSGPGAAMGDCAEIKSQFRTREGFYKLLPGDGAARRSGPASAQTPAPPQPPQPPPGPASASGPGAAGPAPSPPPAGPGPGPALPAVRLSLVRLGEPDGAGAGEPPATPAGLGAGGDRVCFNLGRELYFYPGCCRRGSQRSIDLNKPIDKRIYKGTQPTCHDFNQFTAATETISLLVGFSAGQVQYLDLIKKDTSKLFNEERLIDKTKVTYLKWLPESESLFLASHASGHLYLYNVGHPCASAPPQYSLLKQGEGFAVYAAKSKAPRNPLAKWAVGEGPLNEFAFSPDGRHLACVSQDGCLRVFHFDSMLLRGLMKSYFGGLLCVCWSPDGRYVVTGGEDDLVTVWSFAEGRVVARGHGHKSWVNAVAFDPYTTRAEEAQAEGADGERSGEEEEEPEAGSTGSGGGAPLSPLPKAGSITYRFGSAGQDTQFCLWDLTEDVLYPHPPLARTRTLPGTPGTTPPASSGSRGGEPGPGPLPRSLSRSNSLPHPAGSGKAGAPGTAAEPGTPFSIGRFATLTLQERRDRGAEKEHKRYHSLGNISRGGSGGGGGGDKPSGPAPRSRLDPAKVLGTALCPRIHEVPLLEPLVCKKIAQERLTVLLFLEDCIITACQEGLICTWARPGKAFTDEETEAQTGEGSWPRSPSKSVVEGISSQPGNSPSGTVV
- the DMWD gene encoding dystrophia myotonica WD repeat-containing protein isoform X4, translated to MAAGGAEGGSGPGAAMGDCAEIKSQFRTREGFYKLLPGDGAARRSGPASAQTPAPPQPPQPPPGPASASGPGAAGPAPSPPPAGPGPGPALPAVRLSLVRLGEPDGAGAGEPPATPAGLGAGGDRVCFNLGRELYFYPGCCRRGSQRSIDLNKPIDKRIYKGTQPTCHDFNQFTAATETISLLVGFSAGQVQYLDLIKKDTSKLFNEERLIDKTKVTYLKWLPESESLFLASHASGHLYLYNVGHPCASAPPQYSLLKQGEGFAVYAAKSKAPRNPLAKWAVGEGPLNEFAFSPDGRHLACVSQDGCLRVFHFDSMLLRGLMKSYFGGLLCVCWSPDGRYVVTGGEDDLVTVWSFAEGRVVARGHGHKSWVNAVAFDPYTTRAEEAQAEGADGERSGEEEEEPEAGSTGSGGGAPLSPLPKAGSITYRFGSAGQDTQFCLWDLTEDVLYPHPPLARTRTLPGTPGTTPPASSGSRGGEPGPGPLPRSLSRSNSLPHPAGSGKAGAPGTAAEPGTPFSIGRFATLTLQERRDRGAEKEHKRYHSLGNISRGGSGGGGGGDKPSGPAPRSRLDPAKVLGTALCPRIHEVPLLEPLVCKKIAQERLTVLLFLEDCIITACQEGLICTWARPGKAGISSQPGNSPSGTVV